One Thermodesulfobacteriota bacterium DNA segment encodes these proteins:
- a CDS encoding methyltransferase domain-containing protein gives MNIRSLLKNTFSINSVRLVRHQISSKWNRYYGIPRNLSPMSRSAGFDRGQPIDRYYIEKFLSAHAPDIKGRVLEFGNRTYTLRFGGEKVTQSDVLCVEEGNPEATIVADLTRAHGIQSDAFDCIIMTQSLQMIYDYRTAILQLHRILKPGGVLLVTTHGISKICRREGRDPWGEYWRFTAQSASKIFLDYFPDESLQIEVYGNVLTAVCLLHGLASHELREPELDTRDPDFEVLIAVRAVKA, from the coding sequence ATGAACATCAGGTCTCTGCTCAAAAATACGTTTTCAATAAATTCAGTGAGGCTCGTCAGGCATCAAATAAGCTCCAAATGGAACAGGTATTATGGAATACCGAGAAACCTGTCGCCTATGAGCAGGAGCGCAGGCTTCGACAGAGGACAGCCCATTGACCGCTATTACATTGAAAAATTCCTGAGCGCTCATGCTCCCGACATAAAGGGACGCGTGCTCGAATTCGGGAACAGAACCTACACATTGAGATTCGGAGGAGAAAAGGTGACTCAAAGTGATGTCTTGTGCGTGGAAGAAGGGAACCCCGAAGCGACGATAGTAGCCGATCTTACCCGCGCGCACGGGATTCAGTCCGACGCCTTCGACTGTATTATCATGACCCAGTCGCTGCAGATGATCTATGATTACCGTACTGCAATACTGCAACTTCACCGCATATTGAAACCCGGCGGCGTCCTGCTTGTCACTACTCACGGCATAAGCAAAATATGCAGAAGAGAAGGCAGGGACCCGTGGGGCGAATACTGGCGATTCACCGCGCAATCGGCCAGCAAGATATTCCTCGATTATTTTCCGGACGAAAGTTTACAAATCGAGGTATACGGGAATGTATTAACCGCAGTTTGTTTATTACACGGACTCGCGTCCCACGAGCTGAGGGAACCCGAGCTCGACACCCGGGATCCGGACTTTGAAGTCCTGATCGCAGTCCGGGCGGTAAAGGCCTGA
- a CDS encoding exonuclease domain-containing protein — MLYQNPSEVPFAFLDVETTGLDPSQGDRVCEIAVIKTVNGSVVGEFSTLVNPGRSIPQSAVSVHGITDTMVRRSPFFRDIARDILSVINGSVIVAHNAKFDLGFLSMEFGNLKLPPPGNNVIDTLGIARRYYTFPSNSLGQIAKYIGLPADSGHRALADVMTTRDVFQYFLTDLDRRGIRLKRLKDIMKLQGKSVELESPRELVLPAEIEQALRDRGKLRIKYLSAYNEDTTTRVIEPYDISVTKGSTYIHAFCHLRKERCTFRLDRILEFKTVTSLKS; from the coding sequence GTGCTGTACCAAAACCCTTCCGAAGTGCCTTTTGCTTTCCTCGACGTGGAAACTACCGGACTCGACCCCTCCCAGGGGGACAGGGTATGCGAGATAGCCGTGATAAAGACGGTGAACGGGAGCGTCGTCGGGGAGTTCTCGACGCTCGTCAATCCCGGCAGGTCCATACCCCAGAGCGCGGTATCCGTGCACGGCATAACGGATACGATGGTGAGGAGGTCGCCTTTTTTCAGGGACATCGCGAGGGACATACTGTCCGTGATAAACGGCTCCGTCATAGTCGCCCACAACGCGAAGTTCGACCTCGGGTTCCTCAGCATGGAATTCGGGAATTTGAAGCTCCCGCCCCCCGGAAATAACGTGATAGATACGCTCGGCATAGCGAGGAGGTACTACACATTTCCGAGCAACAGCCTGGGACAGATAGCCAAGTACATAGGGCTGCCCGCCGATAGCGGGCACAGGGCGCTCGCCGACGTGATGACTACCAGGGACGTCTTCCAGTATTTCCTCACCGACCTCGACAGGCGCGGGATAAGGCTAAAGAGGTTAAAGGACATAATGAAGCTCCAGGGAAAGTCTGTCGAGCTCGAAAGCCCCAGGGAGCTCGTGCTCCCGGCGGAGATAGAGCAGGCGCTCAGGGACAGGGGGAAGCTGAGGATCAAATACCTCTCGGCCTACAACGAGGACACGACCACCCGCGTCATCGAGCCCTATGACATAAGCGTCACGAAGGGGAGCACTTACATACACGCCTTCTGTCACCTGAGGAAGGAAAGATGCACCTTCAGGCTCGACAGGATACTCGAGTTCAAGACCGTAACTTCCTTAAAAAGCTGA
- a CDS encoding restriction endonuclease: MPIPDYETIMLPLLKFAGDNKEHSIRETIDHIGNYFRLSESERKVLLPSGQDYIINNRVRWANFYLRKAGLLESTKRAYYKITEKGLEVLKQNPAEIDTNYLKQFPEFLEFITPRKEIESAEGNQRQLSKSLTPQELIEQGYQSLHNELSLDLLELVKKSTPRFFEKLVVELLLAMGYGGSRKDAGKAVGKSGDGGIDGIINEDKLGLDVIYIQAKRWENSVGSKEIRNFVGSLVGHKANKGVFITTSSYSKDALEYVKTINHKVILIDGDMLTQLMIENNIGVSKVQSYDIKKIDTDYFSEE, translated from the coding sequence ATGCCAATTCCAGACTATGAAACCATCATGCTTCCACTCTTGAAATTTGCTGGTGATAACAAAGAACACTCAATACGTGAAACAATCGATCACATCGGGAATTATTTCAGATTATCGGAATCCGAGCGAAAAGTATTATTGCCAAGCGGACAGGATTATATCATTAATAACCGTGTCCGCTGGGCAAATTTTTACCTGAGAAAAGCAGGATTACTTGAATCAACAAAACGAGCATACTACAAAATAACTGAAAAAGGCCTAGAAGTCCTAAAACAGAATCCAGCTGAAATCGATACAAATTACCTTAAACAATTTCCTGAATTTCTTGAGTTTATCACCCCCCGTAAAGAAATAGAGTCAGCTGAAGGAAATCAAAGACAATTAAGCAAGTCTCTTACACCACAAGAACTTATAGAACAGGGTTATCAAAGTCTTCACAATGAACTATCTTTGGATCTACTAGAGTTGGTAAAGAAATCAACTCCTCGTTTTTTTGAAAAATTGGTTGTAGAGTTGCTCTTGGCCATGGGTTACGGTGGTTCCCGTAAAGATGCAGGTAAAGCAGTTGGAAAAAGTGGCGACGGTGGGATTGACGGAATTATCAATGAAGATAAACTCGGACTTGATGTTATTTATATTCAAGCGAAGCGGTGGGAAAATTCTGTTGGTTCCAAAGAGATAAGGAATTTTGTTGGAAGCCTCGTTGGACATAAGGCAAACAAAGGTGTTTTTATTACAACATCTAGCTATTCCAAAGATGCATTGGAATATGTAAAAACGATAAACCACAAAGTGATATTAATTGATGGCGATATGCTCACACAACTCATGATCGAGAATAATATTGGGGTATCCAAAGTTCAAAGTTATGATATAAAGAAAATTGACACGGATTACTTCTCTGAGGAATAA
- a CDS encoding FkbM family methyltransferase yields MSGKLTEKAAFVLFKLTLFAKRNYLLNEFLTISGLAPLLARFRDYSTRGIREKYFEADLYGTKIKIIDGTDRHEYYEEALRGGIYEPALAGMLKKLLSAGGPVTFVDIGAHIGYFTVYAGRLIGKRGNVISIEPNPDYYGQVVRNIEINGLGENVRTFKIGLSDRSGRAETTGWEERDLVESETGSVEVATFDRLCAAEGIRPDVVKIDVHGAEYKVLSGMTRALDEHVKHLFLETHPEDLMQGYKISDVVNLLDRAKFDLFQLNDFRTNAGGGIAPLGGDLRPDMMIYARRK; encoded by the coding sequence ATGTCCGGCAAGCTGACAGAAAAAGCGGCATTCGTCCTATTCAAGCTCACCCTGTTCGCAAAAAGGAATTACCTCCTGAATGAATTTTTGACGATCAGCGGCCTCGCGCCGCTGTTGGCAAGATTCAGGGACTACAGCACGCGGGGCATACGGGAGAAGTATTTCGAAGCCGACCTCTACGGGACAAAAATCAAAATCATCGACGGGACGGACAGGCACGAGTATTACGAGGAAGCCCTGAGAGGGGGGATTTATGAGCCCGCTCTCGCCGGAATGTTGAAAAAATTGCTCAGCGCAGGCGGCCCGGTCACGTTCGTCGACATAGGGGCGCATATCGGCTACTTCACCGTTTACGCGGGCAGGCTCATCGGCAAGAGAGGAAACGTGATCTCAATCGAGCCTAACCCCGACTATTACGGTCAGGTCGTGAGAAATATAGAAATCAACGGCCTCGGGGAAAACGTCAGGACATTTAAGATAGGGCTCTCCGACAGGAGCGGAAGAGCCGAAACGACCGGATGGGAAGAGAGGGACCTCGTCGAGTCGGAGACGGGCAGCGTGGAAGTTGCGACGTTCGACCGACTATGCGCGGCGGAAGGGATAAGGCCCGACGTTGTGAAGATCGACGTGCACGGTGCTGAATATAAGGTGCTGTCGGGCATGACACGCGCGCTCGACGAGCACGTCAAACATCTGTTCCTGGAAACGCATCCTGAGGACCTGATGCAGGGTTATAAAATAAGCGACGTCGTCAACTTGCTCGACCGGGCGAAATTCGACCTGTTTCAGCTCAACGATTTCCGCACTAACGCGGGCGGCGGTATCGCGCCTCTGGGTGGAGACTTGCGCCCGGACATGATGATATACGCGAGGAGAAAGTGA
- the cmoA gene encoding carboxy-S-adenosyl-L-methionine synthase CmoA gives MKRDRVYRGQKGITADFEFNDTVADVFDDMVSRSVPYYSEQQRMIREIGSIFSTPGSNIYDLGCATATTLINLCPEVDPSVSLIGYDNSPPMIKKAKQKIKESGFEDRIRVLYADLNGDLDQIELSNASVVLICWTLQFVRPLKREKLINKIYQGLNENGVLIITEKILTNSSLLNRYYIKLYYDYKQRNEYTNEEIENKREALENILIPYRIDENIEMFKRNGFETVDTFFQWYNFVGFICIKSRNPAHEIHL, from the coding sequence ATGAAGCGAGACCGGGTGTACAGGGGACAAAAAGGCATTACCGCCGATTTTGAGTTTAACGACACGGTCGCCGACGTCTTCGACGACATGGTCAGCCGGAGCGTCCCCTACTATTCCGAGCAGCAGAGGATGATACGGGAGATCGGCAGTATATTCTCCACACCAGGAAGCAACATATACGATCTCGGATGCGCTACGGCTACGACCCTAATCAATCTCTGCCCGGAAGTCGATCCCTCGGTGTCCTTGATAGGTTACGACAATTCCCCGCCCATGATAAAGAAGGCGAAGCAGAAGATAAAAGAGAGCGGATTCGAGGACCGGATCAGGGTGCTCTACGCTGACCTCAACGGCGACCTCGATCAAATCGAGCTGAGTAACGCGAGCGTGGTATTAATATGCTGGACCCTTCAGTTCGTCCGTCCGTTAAAAAGAGAAAAGCTCATAAATAAAATATATCAGGGGCTCAACGAGAACGGCGTTCTTATAATCACCGAAAAGATTCTTACAAACAGCTCGCTCCTCAACCGTTACTACATTAAGCTTTATTACGACTACAAGCAGCGGAACGAATATACGAACGAGGAGATAGAAAATAAGAGGGAAGCGCTCGAGAACATTTTAATCCCCTACAGAATCGACGAGAACATCGAGATGTTTAAACGGAACGGTTTCGAGACCGTGGACACATTTTTTCAATGGTATAATTTCGTCGGCTTCATCTGCATAAAAAGCAGGAATCCGGCTCACGAAATCCATTTATGA
- the hemC gene encoding hydroxymethylbilane synthase gives MKRSFRIGTRGSLLALWQANYIKDLLLASRPELHPEIRIIKTTGDRNLESPLSEIGGKGVFVKEIEEALLSEDVDIAVHSMKDLPAVLPPGLVIGAVAERHDPRDALLSEGDIKLDELPEGARVGTGSLRRGAQLLNLMPGLRIVPIRGNVDTRVKKLREGEEYDAVILAAAGLGRMGLLEEAAEIIPADVIVPAPGQGIIAVECREGDGGTRDIISVINHGETWTAGAAERAFLRRLGGDCNIPAGCYAEVGGDWVTITGILASPDGKTVIREHSSGDANDAEALGRALAGLILDKGGDRLTAAR, from the coding sequence ATGAAGCGATCTTTCAGGATTGGAACTAGGGGGAGCCTGCTTGCCCTCTGGCAGGCGAATTACATCAAGGACCTCCTCCTGGCATCCCGCCCGGAGCTTCATCCGGAGATACGCATAATTAAAACCACCGGAGACAGGAACCTCGAATCCCCTCTTTCCGAGATCGGTGGGAAAGGGGTATTCGTCAAGGAGATAGAGGAGGCGCTGCTGTCGGAAGACGTGGACATAGCCGTCCACAGCATGAAAGACCTTCCGGCCGTGCTGCCTCCCGGCCTCGTCATCGGGGCTGTCGCCGAGAGGCACGACCCGAGGGACGCGCTCTTATCTGAGGGCGATATCAAGCTGGACGAGCTTCCGGAAGGCGCGCGCGTGGGCACGGGGAGCCTCAGGAGAGGGGCGCAGCTGCTCAACCTCATGCCCGGGCTCAGGATAGTGCCCATTAGGGGGAACGTGGACACGAGGGTCAAAAAACTGAGGGAGGGCGAGGAATACGACGCTGTCATTCTCGCAGCCGCGGGCCTCGGGCGGATGGGGCTCCTCGAAGAGGCCGCGGAAATCATTCCCGCCGACGTTATCGTGCCTGCCCCGGGACAGGGGATAATCGCCGTCGAATGCAGGGAGGGGGACGGGGGGACTAGGGATATCATCTCGGTCATCAATCACGGGGAGACATGGACTGCCGGCGCGGCCGAAAGGGCTTTCCTCAGGAGGCTCGGCGGGGACTGTAATATCCCGGCCGGGTGTTACGCGGAGGTCGGGGGGGATTGGGTAACGATCACGGGCATTCTCGCGTCGCCCGACGGGAAAACGGTGATCAGGGAGCATTCTTCGGGAGATGCCAATGACGCCGAGGCTTTGGGCCGCGCTCTTGCCGGGCTTATCCTCGACAAAGGCGGAGACAGGCTCACAGCGGCCCGCTGA